The Methanobacterium lacus genome includes a region encoding these proteins:
- a CDS encoding Ig-like domain-containing protein, giving the protein MFLSVLLLFGVALLLNVNSVSAANATGIHTSPKVVAVDPANNAIIQKSQNIKVKFNESIKSGNNYVELKHGNVLISTKKTVNGNTLTITPSTTLSTNYKYTLILHSGSVTSITGDKIGVYTTSFTVSQLTLAQMKDGLKRAQTFYNTNYRLPNYVSYGDTKISITTFQKIIATQGLKINTTTVVKSSNSDIDSSVATIMKGASKYSYSHSASTAEAMERNGAGDCWAMSDYLYKKMRAAGIHSRIIQYPTRYASNHRSVQYLENGSWVDAPYRTYFSTDMFNNTQSYGTVIAKC; this is encoded by the coding sequence TTGTTTTTATCAGTGCTATTGTTATTTGGTGTAGCACTACTTTTAAATGTAAATTCAGTATCTGCAGCTAATGCAACAGGTATCCATACATCACCTAAGGTTGTGGCTGTTGATCCAGCGAACAACGCAATAATTCAAAAGAGTCAAAACATTAAAGTAAAGTTCAACGAATCTATTAAATCAGGAAACAACTACGTTGAACTCAAACACGGCAACGTCCTAATTTCCACTAAAAAAACTGTTAATGGCAATACATTAACCATTACACCTTCAACCACATTATCAACTAATTACAAATATACTCTAATATTACATTCTGGCAGTGTCACAAGTATTACAGGAGATAAAATAGGAGTTTATACCACAAGTTTCACAGTATCTCAACTTACATTGGCTCAAATGAAAGATGGATTAAAAAGAGCCCAAACATTCTACAACACAAACTACAGATTACCTAACTACGTGAGTTACGGTGACACCAAGATATCCATAACTACCTTCCAGAAGATCATTGCTACCCAGGGACTTAAAATTAACACAACAACTGTTGTTAAGTCATCTAATTCTGACATTGATTCATCAGTAGCAACCATCATGAAAGGCGCATCTAAATATAGTTACAGCCATTCTGCATCCACTGCAGAAGCTATGGAACGTAATGGTGCAGGTGACTGTTGGGCAATGAGTGATTACCTCTACAAGAAAATGAGGGCAGCAGGCATTCATTCAAGAATCATACAGTACCCAACTAGGTACGCAAGTAACCACAGATCTGTTCAGTACCTTGAAAATGGCTCATGGGTCGATGCACCCTACAGAACCTACTTCTCAACTGACATGTTCAACAACACTCAGAGCTATGGAACTGTTATAGCAAAGTGTTAA
- the mcrB gene encoding coenzyme-B sulfoethylthiotransferase subunit beta, whose amino-acid sequence MPTYEDKIDLYGVNGKLLESDVPLEAVSPMVNPTIGKIVYDVKRSVAVNLAGIEKSLEKAAYGGKSNFIPGRELKLDLKGNVDVLSEKIEKIIKIDEDDDFNLKLINGGDQMLVQMPAQRINRAADYTVSTLVAGGAVVQAIIDTFDVDKFDASAVKTAVLGRYPQSVDFMGANVSALLGPPVMLEGLGYGLRNIMANHVVAITKKNTLNAVALSSILEHTAMFETGDALGAFERSHLLGMAYQGLNANNLVFDLVKENGKGTVGTVIATLVERAIDDGVIKVAKTMPSGYKVYEPNDWALWNAYAAAGLIASVIVNIGASRAAQGIASTLLYFNDIVEYETGLPGVDFGRAQGTGVGMSFFSHGIYGGGGPGTFHGNHVVTRHSKGYVTPCNAAAMCLDAGTQMFSVESTSGLIGTVYGDIDYFNQPVKYVADGAKEVKDII is encoded by the coding sequence ATGCCAACGTATGAAGATAAAATAGACCTATACGGGGTAAATGGAAAGCTTTTAGAATCAGATGTACCTTTAGAAGCTGTCAGTCCAATGGTAAACCCTACTATTGGTAAAATCGTATATGATGTAAAACGATCCGTTGCTGTAAACTTAGCCGGAATTGAAAAATCTCTGGAAAAGGCAGCATATGGTGGTAAATCCAATTTTATCCCTGGAAGGGAATTAAAACTAGATCTTAAGGGTAATGTAGATGTATTATCCGAAAAGATCGAGAAGATAATTAAGATCGACGAAGATGATGACTTCAACTTGAAGTTAATCAACGGCGGAGATCAGATGCTTGTGCAGATGCCAGCTCAGAGAATAAACAGGGCAGCAGATTACACAGTTTCCACACTAGTTGCAGGTGGAGCAGTAGTCCAGGCAATAATAGACACATTCGATGTGGACAAATTCGATGCATCAGCAGTTAAAACAGCAGTATTAGGAAGGTACCCTCAGAGTGTTGATTTCATGGGTGCAAACGTTTCTGCATTATTAGGACCACCTGTAATGCTTGAAGGACTTGGTTACGGTCTAAGGAACATCATGGCTAACCATGTTGTTGCAATTACCAAGAAAAACACCCTTAACGCAGTAGCTTTATCCTCAATCCTAGAACACACCGCAATGTTCGAAACTGGTGATGCATTAGGTGCATTCGAAAGAAGCCACCTATTAGGTATGGCTTATCAGGGATTAAACGCAAACAACCTAGTGTTCGACCTAGTTAAAGAAAATGGTAAGGGAACAGTAGGTACAGTTATTGCAACATTAGTTGAAAGGGCAATTGACGATGGCGTCATTAAAGTGGCCAAAACAATGCCTTCAGGTTACAAAGTTTACGAACCAAATGACTGGGCACTATGGAACGCATATGCCGCAGCAGGTCTCATAGCATCAGTAATAGTTAACATAGGTGCCTCAAGGGCAGCTCAAGGAATAGCTTCAACACTCCTCTATTTCAACGACATAGTGGAATACGAAACTGGACTTCCAGGTGTTGACTTTGGAAGAGCACAGGGAACTGGTGTTGGAATGAGTTTCTTCTCCCACGGTATTTATGGTGGTGGAGGTCCTGGAACTTTCCACGGTAACCACGTAGTTACAAGACACAGTAAAGGTTACGTAACCCCATGTAACGCAGCTGCAATGTGTTTAGATGCAGGAACCCAGATGTTTTCAGTGGAATCTACCTCTGGATTAATAGGTACTGTGTATGGCGACATTGATTATTTCAACCAGCCAGTTAAATACGTAGCCGATGGAGCTAAGGAAGTCAAAGATATTATTTAA
- the mcrD gene encoding methyl-coenzyme M reductase operon protein D — protein sequence MDKIKAVDVKIFPYRRLKPQTTEKVLNGIMEFDGVLRVLVNGNSIPKVVNYGPAKGTPVNHEDRKVIGVKNENIELCVSVGELIITVNYDELESFMEKLDTLLKETLTMKYDVKTGIFTKTDITVSDYIKIGLGLENGIDPSLIGLVDPNSKSSETINLIGD from the coding sequence ATGGACAAAATAAAAGCCGTTGATGTAAAAATATTCCCTTACAGGCGTTTGAAACCACAAACAACAGAAAAGGTACTTAACGGTATCATGGAATTTGATGGTGTACTGAGAGTTTTGGTTAATGGAAATTCCATACCAAAAGTAGTAAATTACGGACCTGCAAAGGGAACTCCAGTGAATCATGAAGACAGAAAGGTGATAGGAGTTAAAAATGAAAATATTGAACTCTGTGTATCAGTTGGAGAATTGATCATTACCGTCAACTATGATGAACTCGAATCTTTCATGGAAAAACTTGATACTCTTTTAAAAGAAACTTTAACCATGAAATACGATGTAAAAACCGGAATTTTTACAAAAACAGACATCACTGTCTCAGATTATATAAAAATAGGTTTAGGTTTAGAGAATGGAATAGATCCGAGCCTCATAGGTTTGGTAGATCCAAACTCAAAATCCTCAGAAACCATAAATTTAATAGGTGATTAA
- the mcrG gene encoding coenzyme-B sulfoethylthiotransferase subunit gamma, with product MSYEVQYTPGNTKIAENRRKHMDPDFELKKIREIADEDIVKILGHRNPGEGYKSVHPPLEEMDFEEDLMKEMVEPIEGAKEGNRTRYVQFTDSMYNAPAQPYDRARTYMWRFRGVDTGTLSGRQVIEIRERDLEKISKTLVETELFDPAKTGIRGATVHGHSLRLDENGLMFDALQRYVFDEKTGSVSYIKDQVGRPLDEPVDMGAPLDEENLKEITTIYRSDNISMRDDPEAIETVEAIHAARTDGGFGLEVFKDDLKRKLGE from the coding sequence ATGTCTTATGAAGTTCAATACACCCCCGGTAATACAAAAATTGCTGAAAACCGTAGGAAACATATGGATCCTGATTTTGAACTAAAAAAGATCAGGGAAATAGCTGACGAAGATATAGTCAAAATTCTAGGGCACAGAAACCCGGGTGAAGGATATAAAAGTGTTCATCCTCCATTAGAAGAGATGGACTTTGAAGAAGATTTAATGAAAGAAATGGTGGAGCCTATTGAAGGTGCAAAAGAAGGTAACAGGACAAGATACGTCCAGTTCACAGATTCTATGTACAATGCTCCAGCTCAGCCATACGACAGGGCAAGAACATACATGTGGAGATTCAGAGGAGTAGACACAGGTACACTGTCCGGTAGGCAAGTTATAGAAATAAGGGAAAGGGACTTGGAAAAGATTTCCAAAACACTCGTTGAAACCGAACTCTTTGACCCTGCTAAAACAGGTATTAGGGGCGCAACTGTCCACGGACATTCATTAAGATTGGATGAAAACGGTTTAATGTTTGATGCTCTCCAGAGATATGTTTTCGATGAGAAAACAGGTTCAGTATCCTATATTAAAGACCAGGTTGGAAGGCCACTCGATGAGCCTGTTGACATGGGAGCACCATTGGATGAAGAAAATCTCAAAGAAATCACAACCATCTACAGAAGCGACAACATCAGCATGAGGGATGACCCTGAAGCTATCGAAACAGTAGAAGCCATTCACGCAGCAAGAACAGATGGTGGATTCGGATTAGAAGTTTTCAAAGATGATTTAAAGCGCAAATTAGGTGAATAA